The Nitrosospira multiformis ATCC 25196 region ACCGGTACTGCCACCTCGTCCATCGAGAATGATGTAATCGGCCCCGGCATCGAGCGCGAAGCGCATGTCATCCTCGATGTGGTTTGCGCTTATCTTGAAACCAATCGGAATGCCGCCCATCTGGTCGCGGATCTGATCGGCAAAATCAGCAAAATCGCGGGGTGTGTGGAAATCGGCAAAGGTGGATGGGGAGATCGCATCCTTGCCGACTTCAATCTGGCGTGCCTTGGCAATCTCCTCCGTAACCTTGCCTCCCGGCAAATGCCCACCTGTACCGGTCTTGGCCGCCTGCCCGCCCTTGAAGTGAAACGCCTTGACTTTGCCTTTAAAATCCTTCGAAAACTGACTCAAGTCGCTGTTTTTCTTCAGGCCGTTGCGCGCGCTGCCCAATTCGAACATATAACTTTGATTCAGCTCGAGTTCATCCCCCAGAATGCCGCCCTCACCTGAACAGATCGCAGTGCCGGCCAGATCAGCCCCCTTTGACAATGCCTGCTTGGCCCTTTTCGACAGCGCGCCATAACTCATATCGCCAACCAGCAGCGGGATATCCAGAACCAGGGGTTTTTGGGCACGCGGACCGATCACCAGCTGAGTATCCACCGGGGCATCATCTATTAATGGTTTTTTATGGAGCTGCGCTGTCAGAATCTGGATATCGTCCCATTTGGGCAGCGTATCCTTCGGCACCCCCATGGATACCACCGGCCCGTGATGGATTTCATCGGGATAGTCGATAAGCTCACGTCCCAGTTCGATCATCTGCAAAAT contains the following coding sequences:
- a CDS encoding FMN-binding glutamate synthase family protein; the protein is MNEELKKSIAASIENTRFDILQMIELGRELIDYPDEIHHGPVVSMGVPKDTLPKWDDIQILTAQLHKKPLIDDAPVDTQLVIGPRAQKPLVLDIPLLVGDMSYGALSKRAKQALSKGADLAGTAICSGEGGILGDELELNQSYMFELGSARNGLKKNSDLSQFSKDFKGKVKAFHFKGGQAAKTGTGGHLPGGKVTEEIAKARQIEVGKDAISPSTFADFHTPRDFADFADQIRDQMGGIPIGFKISANHIEDDMRFALDAGADYIILDGRGGSTGAAPGIFRDHISVPTIAALARARKFLDVAGHEKGAKNSVTLIITGGLRIPSDFIKALALGADGIALANSALQAIGCTGARICYSGDCPAGIATHAQHLVNKIDVDARARDLALFFNGSVHLMKIMTRACGHHSLREFSRDDICTWKAEISRLAGIPYAGVDPSNP